One window of the Amia ocellicauda isolate fAmiCal2 chromosome 18, fAmiCal2.hap1, whole genome shotgun sequence genome contains the following:
- the LOC136713874 gene encoding tyrosine-protein kinase STYK1, translating to MDSTTPWYNNSTPDSYKNQSDQYGVIIIPLFLAVTTVAVIFTILWKTCRRKREPDRAPFVGLEASPTGQNEYIATVAESILSMRDPGLSQWEMPSDSTVEDLQFIQAGRYGAVSRGKLVQGGSSTAVVIKALRDSPTHLEAKDFLDRVDFHAKVCKHDNLVRMLFCQTQCFPMYLVLKASSPGNLLHFLWKLRKADAASTVQADQFSEKSVYSIAQQVAAGLDYLLSEHQLIHGDVAARNILISDRLAVQVSGLGLAFEAYQTGAVPRYRAAEVPLKWLAPERVLKRPMTARSDVWSFGILLYELITLGSAPYPELEPPDVFKKIQRFYRMKRPDNCGELLYDLMKQCWMWHPEDRPPFPGVIKHLDSHKHSADTKTLTAEASMDILRYSKLAGVLP from the exons AAAACCAAAGTGATCAGTATGGAGTGATAATCATCCCCCTTTTCCTCGCTGTCACTACCGTCGCCGTAATCTTCACTATCCTGTGGAAGACGTGCCGTAGGAAACGGGAACCGGATAGAGCGCCCTTCGTCGGCCTGGAAG CATCACCGACGGGCCAAAATGAATATATCGCGACTGTGGCCGAGTCGATCTTGTCCATGAGGGACCCTGGGCTGAGCCAGTGGGAGATGCCCAGTGACAGCACTGTAGAAGATCTGCAGTTCATCCAGGCAGGAAGATATGGGGCCGTGTCCAGGGGCAAGCTGGTCCAGGGAGGCTCCTCCACTGCAGTGGTCATTAAAGCTCTGAGGG ACTCCCCCACACACCTGGAGGCCAAAGACTTCCTGGACAGGGTGGACTTTCACGCCAAGGTCTGTAAGCATGACAACCTGGTGAGGATGCTCTTCTGCCAGACGCAGTGTTTTCCCATGTATCTGGTCCTGAAGGCCAGCAGCCCAGGGAACCTGCTGCACTTCCTGTGGAAACTGAGGAAG GCCGATGCTGCTTCTACCGTTCAAGCGGACCAATTCTCAGAGAAGTCAGTCTATTCAATTGCCCAGCAGGTTGCAGCTGGACTG GACTATCTACTGTCCGAACACCAGCTGATCCATGGGGACGTTGCGGCACGAAACATACTGATCTCCGACAGGCTGGCGGTGCAGGTCTCGGGGCTCGGGCTGGCGTTTGAGGCCTACCAGACCGGCGCGGTGCCCAGGTACAGGGCGGCAGAGGTACCCCTGAAATGGCTGGCACCCGAGAGGGTCCTGAAGCGGCCCATGACAGCGAGAAGTGACGT GTGGTCATTTGGAATCCTGCTTTATGAACTCATTACTCTAG GTTCTGCGCCTTATCCTGAACTGGAGCCTCCGGATGTTTTCAAAAAGATCCAGAggttttacagaatgaagaggcCTGACAACTGCGGGGAGCTGCT GTATGACTTGATGAAGCAGTGCTGGATGTGGCACCCCGAGGACCGACCGCCTTTCCCTGGAGTCATCAAACACCTCGACTCCCACAAGCACTCGGCCGACACTAAGACGCTCACCGCCGAGGCCAGCATGGATATTCTCCGGTACAGTAAACTGGCAGGAGTGCTGCCGTGA